One window of Erwinia aphidicola genomic DNA carries:
- a CDS encoding secondary thiamine-phosphate synthase enzyme YjbQ produces MWYQQTLTLNEKPRGFHLVTDEILAELRRLADVQTGLLHLLLQHTSASLTLNENCDPTVRADMEQHFLRTVPEDAPYQHDYEGADDMPAHIKSSLLGTSLMLPVSRGRLLLGTWQGIYLGEHRIHGGQRRIVATLQGDD; encoded by the coding sequence ATGTGGTATCAGCAAACCCTTACCCTGAACGAAAAACCACGCGGATTTCATCTGGTTACTGACGAAATCCTCGCAGAGCTGCGCCGCTTAGCGGATGTTCAGACCGGGCTGTTGCACCTGCTATTGCAGCACACTTCCGCCTCACTGACGCTGAATGAGAACTGCGACCCAACGGTCCGTGCCGATATGGAGCAGCATTTCCTGCGCACGGTACCGGAAGATGCGCCGTATCAGCACGATTACGAAGGGGCCGACGATATGCCCGCCCACATCAAGTCCTCACTGCTGGGCACCTCGCTGATGCTGCCGGTCAGCCGCGGGCGTCTGCTGCTGGGGACCTGGCAGGGGATTTATCTTGGTGAACACCGTATTCACGGCGGGCAGCGGCGCATTGTCGCCACTTTACAGGGGGATGATTAA